Proteins found in one Mucilaginibacter gracilis genomic segment:
- a CDS encoding ArnT family glycosyltransferase — MQETKTISPSNKPIWYFLLFWTAFNLIQSYTLEVHGDEAYYWMYSRFLDWGYFDHPPMVAVFIKIGDSLIHNELGLRLLTVLTNSASLYVIWLILKRYAVDAKWFILVAASLFIFHMYGFTTTPDSPLLFFTVLFYYFYQKYIEKDTWLLALILALIVACLLYSKYHGVLLIGFTVCANVKLLTRKTFWLIAVLAAVLYIPHVLWQISHNYPSLKYHLVDRSAEQYSAEFTYLYPLGQLVMAGPLVGWFLFYAAFKVKIKDVFMRTLVVNCIGTFLFFMATTLKGEVQMHWTLIAFVPLMMLVLISFKQLVVPQKWFYRLSIINIALILFIRVALVFQFPFVMQVGQFKSYFGFRNWTQQVHGIIGNNYLIIRDGFQDPSKYNYYSNSAKAISYDSRYYRKTQYDSWPIEDSMQHKRAYYMQDAWEPGFTTDSVVDEYNLKWYTLWVNDVRTYQKVNIDVPVKTMKLKPGQQTDIRININNPYTHNLDFSNDKQLHQVYLEACFFQLGNIKGTQLAGADFNTITISQLHERNYVFHLTAPLVKGKYDLLFSIRTTPFAGSRNSPVISLVVE, encoded by the coding sequence ATGCAAGAAACAAAAACCATATCACCTTCCAACAAACCCATCTGGTATTTCCTGTTATTTTGGACGGCGTTTAACCTTATCCAATCGTACACACTTGAGGTACACGGCGACGAGGCTTACTACTGGATGTATTCCCGGTTTTTAGACTGGGGATATTTTGACCACCCGCCAATGGTGGCCGTTTTTATTAAAATAGGCGATAGTTTAATACACAACGAATTAGGCTTGCGCCTGTTAACTGTGCTAACCAATTCGGCTTCGTTGTACGTTATCTGGCTCATACTTAAAAGGTATGCCGTTGATGCCAAATGGTTTATATTGGTGGCAGCAAGCCTGTTTATTTTCCACATGTATGGGTTTACTACCACGCCCGATTCGCCACTGCTATTTTTTACGGTACTTTTTTATTATTTCTATCAAAAATATATTGAAAAAGACACCTGGTTGCTCGCTCTTATATTGGCGTTAATAGTAGCATGTTTACTATACAGTAAATATCATGGTGTGCTGCTTATTGGTTTTACCGTGTGTGCCAATGTAAAACTACTTACCCGCAAAACCTTTTGGCTTATTGCAGTACTGGCTGCGGTGCTGTACATTCCACACGTTTTATGGCAGATAAGCCACAACTACCCATCGCTTAAATACCATTTGGTTGACCGTTCTGCCGAGCAATACAGTGCCGAATTTACTTACCTGTATCCGCTTGGGCAGTTGGTAATGGCCGGGCCGTTGGTGGGTTGGTTTTTATTTTATGCCGCCTTTAAGGTAAAAATTAAAGATGTTTTTATGCGCACGCTGGTGGTTAATTGTATTGGCACCTTTTTGTTTTTTATGGCCACAACCTTAAAAGGCGAAGTGCAAATGCACTGGACGCTTATTGCGTTTGTACCCCTTATGATGCTGGTGCTAATTAGTTTTAAGCAATTGGTAGTGCCGCAAAAGTGGTTTTACAGGCTATCTATCATTAACATCGCTTTAATATTGTTTATACGGGTGGCACTGGTATTTCAGTTTCCGTTTGTGATGCAGGTGGGGCAGTTTAAAAGTTATTTCGGGTTCCGTAACTGGACGCAGCAGGTACACGGCATTATAGGCAATAACTATCTCATTATTCGCGACGGCTTTCAGGATCCATCTAAATACAATTATTACAGTAATTCGGCTAAAGCCATATCTTACGATTCGCGCTATTACCGTAAAACACAATACGATAGCTGGCCCATTGAAGATAGTATGCAGCACAAGCGCGCCTATTATATGCAGGATGCCTGGGAACCCGGCTTTACTACCGATTCGGTAGTTGACGAGTATAACCTCAAATGGTACACGCTTTGGGTTAACGATGTGCGCACCTATCAAAAGGTAAATATTGATGTGCCCGTAAAAACCATGAAATTAAAACCCGGCCAGCAAACAGATATCCGCATTAATATCAACAACCCGTACACGCACAATTTAGATTTTAGTAACGATAAGCAACTTCACCAGGTATATTTGGAAGCCTGCTTTTTTCAGTTGGGAAATATTAAGGGAACGCAGTTAGCTGGTGCCGATTTTAACACCATCACTATTTCGCAACTGCATGAGCGCAATTATGTTTTCCACCTTACGGCGCCGCTTGTTAAAGGCAAGTACGACCTGCTGTTTTCTATCCGTACAACACCCTTCGCGGGATCGAGAAATAGCCCCGTAATTAGTTTGGTGGTAGAGTAA
- a CDS encoding DUF2264 domain-containing protein, whose product MKTKIHLVAVCFVMCLLPYFITQAQPKNTEAATSTLPDRQYWLNQLDKMVKPVLMSLAHDSLKIVMPQIVSKHTDNRETRLKVMYVEVLGRVLSGIAPWLQLEGGQAKEVALRQQYRKWAIEGLTHALDSNSRDFMRFDISGQQLVDAAYISDAFIRAPWLWQHLGKNEQRLLVNSIKVTRQFRPPFSNWLLFSAMNEAFLCNFGFDYDVVRIDYAIRQLEQWYAGDGMYTDGEYFAYDYYNSYVIHPFLTTVVDVIGKKTNAYQTIAEKIKKRNERYAIIQERLINTDGTYPATGRSIVYRGAAFHHLADMAWRKALPQALSAAQVRCALTAVIRKTLQSPTTYLNGWLTIGLYGSQPDLADFYNNQGSLYICTNIFLPLGLPDSDAFWADAPQKWSSQKIWGGENFLNDHSEDIR is encoded by the coding sequence ATGAAAACAAAAATACATTTGGTTGCTGTGTGCTTTGTAATGTGCTTGTTACCCTACTTTATAACCCAAGCTCAACCAAAAAACACAGAAGCGGCTACTTCAACCCTACCCGATAGGCAATATTGGCTTAACCAGTTAGATAAAATGGTTAAACCGGTTTTAATGAGCCTTGCCCACGACAGCTTAAAAATAGTAATGCCCCAAATAGTATCTAAACATACAGATAACCGCGAAACCCGTTTAAAAGTAATGTATGTTGAAGTATTGGGCCGCGTATTAAGCGGCATAGCACCCTGGCTGCAACTGGAAGGCGGCCAGGCTAAAGAAGTGGCACTAAGGCAACAATACCGAAAATGGGCTATAGAGGGCTTAACCCATGCGCTGGACAGCAACTCGCGCGATTTTATGCGCTTTGATATTAGCGGCCAGCAACTGGTTGATGCTGCCTATATTTCGGATGCATTCATTCGCGCGCCATGGCTTTGGCAGCACCTGGGTAAAAACGAGCAGCGTTTATTAGTTAACTCTATTAAAGTAACACGGCAATTTAGGCCGCCTTTTTCTAATTGGTTATTGTTTTCGGCCATGAACGAGGCCTTTTTATGCAATTTTGGTTTTGATTACGATGTGGTACGTATTGATTATGCCATACGCCAATTAGAACAATGGTACGCCGGCGATGGCATGTACACCGATGGCGAATACTTTGCCTACGACTACTATAACAGCTACGTTATACACCCTTTTTTAACTACCGTGGTTGATGTTATAGGTAAAAAAACCAACGCTTATCAAACCATTGCCGAGAAAATTAAAAAACGTAACGAGCGGTATGCTATTATACAGGAGCGGTTAATTAATACCGATGGCACTTACCCGGCAACGGGCCGTTCTATAGTTTACCGCGGTGCGGCATTTCATCACCTTGCCGATATGGCCTGGCGTAAAGCATTGCCCCAGGCACTAAGTGCAGCACAGGTGCGCTGCGCACTCACCGCAGTAATACGTAAAACGCTGCAAAGCCCCACTACTTATTTAAACGGCTGGCTAACCATTGGCCTTTACGGCTCGCAGCCAGACCTGGCCGACTTTTACAATAACCAGGGGAGTTTATACATATGCACCAATATTTTTTTACCATTGGGATTGCCCGATAGTGATGCCTTTTGGGCAGATGCACCACAAAAATGGAGTTCGCAAAAAATATGGGGTGGCGAAAACTTTTTGAACGACCACAGCGAAGATATAAGGTAA
- the odhB gene encoding 2-oxoglutarate dehydrogenase complex dihydrolipoyllysine-residue succinyltransferase gives MSLEIKVPPVGESITEVTLSQWLKKDGDTVEMDEVIAELESDKATFELTAEKAGILKTIAKEGDVIPVGGVVCSIEEAGAPAAATQAVAASAAPAAPVEEKTAPVAAPAPAASEAKAIDVKVPPVGESITEVTLSRWIKKDGDTVAMDEAIAELESDKATFELTAEQAGTLKTIAKEGDVLPIGAVVCSISGGGASAPAPAPVAAAAASTPATQVVAADKNTYASGTPSPAAGKILAEKGIDAKGVNGTGVDGRITKEDALNAQKASPKPEAVSAKPAPAAQPAAPVGSRVERREKMTSLRKTIAKRLVAVKQETAMLTTFNEVDMAPIMELRSKYKDKFKEKHGVGLGFMSFFTKAVCEALKDWPAVGARIDGDEIVYSQFADISIAVSAPKGLVVPIIRNAGDMSLAEIEKAVVALAGKARDGKLTIEDMTGGTFTITNGGIFGSMMSTPIINSPQSAILGMHNIIERPVAVNGQVVIRPMMYLALSYDHRIIDGRESVSFLVRVKQLLEDPARLLLGV, from the coding sequence ATGAGTTTAGAAATCAAGGTTCCGCCGGTAGGCGAATCAATTACCGAAGTTACTTTGTCGCAATGGTTAAAAAAAGATGGCGACACGGTTGAAATGGATGAAGTGATTGCCGAATTAGAATCAGATAAAGCCACATTTGAGTTAACTGCCGAAAAAGCCGGAATTTTAAAAACTATTGCTAAAGAAGGTGATGTTATACCCGTAGGTGGTGTAGTATGCTCAATTGAAGAAGCAGGCGCACCGGCAGCAGCAACACAAGCTGTTGCAGCAAGTGCAGCACCAGCAGCACCCGTTGAAGAAAAAACAGCACCTGTTGCAGCACCAGCTCCGGCAGCATCTGAAGCAAAAGCGATTGACGTAAAAGTTCCGCCTGTTGGCGAATCTATCACCGAAGTAACTTTATCGCGCTGGATAAAAAAGGATGGCGACACTGTTGCGATGGATGAGGCTATTGCCGAATTAGAATCGGACAAGGCCACATTCGAGCTTACCGCCGAGCAAGCCGGAACCTTAAAAACCATAGCCAAAGAAGGCGATGTGTTGCCAATTGGTGCTGTAGTTTGCAGCATTAGCGGTGGCGGTGCTTCTGCCCCGGCACCTGCACCTGTTGCAGCAGCCGCTGCAAGCACGCCTGCTACACAAGTGGTAGCCGCCGATAAAAATACTTATGCATCGGGCACGCCATCACCGGCAGCCGGTAAAATATTAGCCGAAAAAGGCATTGATGCCAAAGGCGTAAACGGTACCGGTGTAGATGGCCGGATTACCAAAGAAGACGCGCTTAACGCCCAGAAGGCAAGCCCTAAGCCGGAAGCCGTTAGCGCTAAGCCCGCACCAGCAGCACAACCTGCCGCACCTGTGGGCTCAAGAGTTGAGCGTCGCGAAAAAATGACTTCGTTGCGTAAAACTATAGCCAAGCGCCTGGTTGCCGTTAAACAGGAAACCGCCATGTTAACTACCTTTAACGAGGTTGATATGGCCCCAATAATGGAACTGCGCAGCAAATACAAAGATAAGTTTAAAGAAAAACATGGCGTAGGCTTAGGCTTTATGTCGTTTTTTACCAAAGCTGTTTGCGAGGCCCTTAAAGATTGGCCTGCAGTAGGTGCCCGTATAGATGGCGACGAAATTGTTTACAGCCAATTTGCAGATATATCAATAGCCGTTTCGGCACCTAAGGGTTTGGTAGTTCCTATCATCCGCAATGCGGGCGATATGAGCCTTGCCGAAATTGAAAAGGCCGTTGTTGCTTTAGCCGGTAAGGCCCGCGATGGTAAATTAACTATTGAGGATATGACAGGCGGAACATTTACCATTACCAATGGTGGTATATTTGGTTCCATGATGTCTACCCCAATCATTAATTCGCCGCAATCTGCCATATTAGGTATGCACAATATTATTGAGCGCCCCGTAGCAGTAAACGGCCAAGTAGTTATCCGCCCCATGATGTACCTCGCACTATCATACGATCACCGCATTATTGATGGCCGCGAATCGGTAAGTTTCCTGGTACGTGTAAAGCAATTATTAGAAGATCCCGCAAGGTTGTTGTTGGGTGTATAG
- a CDS encoding DinB family protein, which produces MLKSLEIILKPRLKVLEILEPLTIEQLNHIPTGFKNNIIWNLGHMVAAQQGICYKRAGQDTIITDEFFNNYKPGSKPERFFDMAEFDEIKHLFTSTLTQLEAHLQTDMFANYPSWTTRYGVTLNNVTEAVAFLPFHEGLHIGTAVAMSKIV; this is translated from the coding sequence ATGCTCAAATCTCTCGAAATTATATTAAAACCCCGCCTCAAGGTATTAGAAATTTTAGAACCATTAACCATTGAACAGTTAAACCATATTCCTACAGGTTTTAAAAACAACATAATATGGAACCTTGGCCATATGGTGGCCGCCCAACAAGGTATTTGCTACAAACGTGCAGGCCAGGATACAATTATAACCGATGAGTTTTTTAACAACTACAAGCCCGGTTCGAAACCCGAAAGGTTTTTTGATATGGCCGAATTTGATGAAATAAAACACCTTTTTACCTCAACACTAACACAACTGGAAGCACACCTGCAAACCGATATGTTTGCCAACTACCCAAGCTGGACAACCCGTTACGGTGTTACCCTAAACAACGTTACCGAAGCAGTGGCCTTTTTACCCTTTCACGAAGGTTTACATATTGGCACCGCTGTGGCTATGAGTAAGATTGTTTAA
- a CDS encoding 2-oxoglutarate dehydrogenase E1 component, translating to MDRLSYLNIDNAAYIDSLHEAYKQDPESVDYGWQKFFEGFDFGQNAQGASVSGAATQATTTATPDHILKEINVLNMINGYRARGHLFTQTNPVRERRKYFPGKELETFGLSDADLDTVFNAGTEVGLGAAKLRDIHDMLEQTYCQAIGAEYRYIRNPIKMKWFEDRMEKVRNMPTFSTDEKKRILNKLNQAVVFENFLGTKFLGQKRFSLEGAEALIPALDSVIEKGADLGLEEFVIGMAHRGRLNVLVNIMKKSYKEVFSEFQGKSYDADSSFGGDVKYHLGYSNDIETTNGKKVHLSLCPNPSHLETVNPIVEGLVRSKIDFKYEGDYKKIAPILIHGDAAVAGQGIVYEVLQMSKLDGYRTGGTIHLVINNQIGFTTNTKDARSSTYCTDVAKTVLSPVLHVNGDDAEALAYAINLAMEYRQTFHEDVFIDILCYRRYGHNEADEPKFTQPLLYKAIESHANPRDIYNQKLIANGSVGATYAAEIEKAFKAQLQTMLDESKAEDRFTESKPMYSGAWQGLHIANEKELNASPDTSISEDEFMAIGKGLTTLPKDKDFFKKIEKLFEDRSNMVKKTKVFDWAMGELIAYGSLLKENHRVRLSGEDVKRGTFSHRHAVLTLEDSEEEYTPLNTLGTEAKFDVYNSLLSEYGVLGFEYGYALADPNALTIWEAQFGDFYNGAQIIVDQYIASAETKWQRGNGLVMLLPHGYEGQGPEHSSARIERFMELCADSNIQVVNCSTPANFFHVLRRQLHREFRKPLIVFTPKSLLRNPQCVSPMEEFTQGKFRELIEDSFVTEKSVKRVLFCSGKIYYDLLEKQQTDKRKDVAIVRIEQLYPTPMVAMQKVKTKYVNATEFFWVQEEPENMGAWPYMCRKFRKSELQLEVISRKESSSTATGYAKQHTSQQLYIVSKAFSAPAGEEVKESIKKTAEKMATTSAD from the coding sequence ATGGATCGTCTCAGTTATCTAAATATCGACAACGCAGCCTATATCGACTCACTTCACGAAGCTTACAAACAAGACCCTGAATCTGTTGATTACGGGTGGCAAAAGTTTTTTGAAGGCTTTGATTTTGGTCAAAACGCGCAAGGGGCTTCTGTTAGCGGGGCCGCAACCCAGGCTACAACCACTGCCACTCCCGACCATATTTTAAAAGAAATTAACGTGCTCAATATGATTAACGGCTACCGTGCCCGTGGTCATTTGTTTACCCAAACCAACCCGGTTAGGGAGCGCCGCAAGTATTTCCCAGGTAAGGAGCTTGAAACTTTTGGCCTGAGCGATGCCGACCTTGATACCGTGTTTAACGCCGGAACCGAAGTTGGTTTAGGAGCCGCCAAACTGCGTGATATACACGATATGCTTGAGCAAACCTATTGCCAGGCTATTGGTGCCGAGTACCGCTACATTAGGAACCCGATAAAAATGAAGTGGTTTGAGGATAGGATGGAAAAGGTGCGCAATATGCCAACTTTTTCTACCGACGAAAAAAAGCGTATCCTCAATAAATTAAACCAGGCCGTTGTATTCGAAAACTTTTTAGGTACTAAGTTTTTAGGCCAAAAGCGTTTTTCGTTAGAAGGCGCGGAGGCTTTGATACCGGCTCTTGATTCGGTTATTGAAAAAGGTGCCGATTTGGGCCTCGAAGAATTTGTGATTGGTATGGCTCACCGCGGACGTTTAAACGTGCTGGTGAACATCATGAAAAAATCGTACAAAGAGGTTTTCTCGGAGTTTCAGGGTAAAAGCTACGATGCCGATTCGTCATTTGGTGGCGACGTAAAATACCACCTTGGTTACTCAAACGATATTGAAACTACTAACGGCAAAAAAGTTCACCTGAGCCTTTGCCCCAACCCATCGCACCTGGAAACTGTAAACCCTATTGTTGAAGGTTTGGTACGATCGAAAATTGATTTTAAATACGAGGGCGATTATAAAAAAATTGCACCTATATTAATACACGGCGATGCGGCAGTTGCCGGCCAGGGTATTGTTTACGAGGTTTTGCAAATGTCGAAACTGGATGGCTACCGCACGGGTGGTACAATCCATTTGGTTATTAACAACCAAATAGGTTTTACAACCAACACAAAAGATGCGCGCTCAAGTACCTATTGTACCGATGTTGCCAAAACTGTGTTATCGCCGGTATTGCACGTAAACGGAGATGATGCCGAAGCTTTGGCTTACGCCATAAATTTGGCGATGGAATACCGCCAAACTTTTCACGAAGATGTATTTATTGATATTTTATGCTACCGCCGCTACGGGCACAACGAGGCCGATGAGCCTAAGTTTACCCAGCCGCTGCTGTATAAAGCTATAGAATCGCACGCTAACCCGCGTGATATTTACAACCAGAAACTGATTGCAAACGGAAGCGTTGGTGCAACTTATGCTGCCGAAATAGAAAAGGCTTTTAAAGCGCAACTGCAAACCATGCTTGACGAAAGTAAGGCCGAAGACCGGTTTACCGAAAGCAAGCCCATGTATAGCGGTGCGTGGCAGGGTTTACACATAGCCAACGAAAAGGAATTGAATGCATCGCCTGATACTTCGATATCCGAAGATGAATTTATGGCTATTGGAAAAGGGTTAACCACTTTGCCAAAGGATAAAGATTTTTTTAAAAAAATAGAGAAACTTTTTGAAGACCGTAGCAATATGGTTAAAAAAACCAAGGTTTTTGATTGGGCCATGGGCGAGTTAATTGCTTATGGAAGTTTACTGAAAGAAAACCACCGCGTGCGCCTAAGCGGCGAGGATGTTAAGCGTGGTACGTTTTCTCACCGGCATGCTGTTTTAACGCTCGAAGACTCGGAAGAGGAATATACACCCTTAAATACTTTGGGTACCGAAGCTAAATTTGATGTTTACAACTCGCTGCTATCAGAGTATGGTGTTTTAGGTTTTGAATATGGCTACGCTTTGGCAGACCCTAATGCATTAACCATTTGGGAAGCGCAATTTGGCGACTTTTATAACGGCGCCCAAATTATAGTTGACCAATACATAGCCAGTGCCGAAACCAAATGGCAACGTGGCAATGGTTTGGTAATGTTATTACCACACGGTTACGAGGGGCAGGGTCCCGAGCATTCGTCGGCCCGTATTGAGCGTTTTATGGAGCTTTGCGCCGATAGCAATATCCAGGTTGTAAACTGTAGCACACCTGCAAACTTTTTCCACGTGTTGCGCCGCCAGTTGCACCGCGAGTTTCGTAAGCCATTAATTGTGTTTACACCAAAGAGTTTGCTGCGTAACCCGCAATGTGTATCGCCGATGGAAGAGTTTACCCAAGGCAAGTTTCGCGAATTGATTGAGGATAGCTTTGTGACCGAAAAGAGCGTTAAACGCGTTCTGTTTTGCTCGGGCAAAATATATTACGATTTGTTAGAGAAACAGCAAACCGACAAACGTAAAGATGTAGCCATTGTACGTATTGAGCAATTGTACCCTACGCCAATGGTTGCCATGCAAAAGGTGAAAACCAAATATGTAAATGCCACCGAATTTTTCTGGGTGCAGGAAGAACCCGAGAATATGGGTGCATGGCCGTATATGTGCCGCAAGTTCCGCAAAAGCGAGTTACAACTTGAAGTTATTTCGCGCAAGGAAAGCAGCAGTACTGCCACCGGTTATGCTAAACAACATACATCGCAACAGTTGTATATTGTGAGTAAGGCTTTTAGTGCCCCTGCCGGAGAAGAGGTAAAAGAATCGATTAAAAAGACCGCCGAAAAAATGGCCACAACAAGTGCCGATTAA
- a CDS encoding M1 family metallopeptidase, which yields MKLHRLLTTVFIIGTCALSALAQRSRPAFTHADSLRGSTTSPLRTCYDINYYHLDVKVDIDQKAISGSNLFKFTATTDFSKLQFDLFANLTINNILYQGKPLPYTREFNAVFVTFPKTIAKGSKEQFTVYYSGKPTIASNAPWDGGFVFAADSLGKPWVSTACEGIGASCWWPNKDQLFDEVDSMMISISVPKGLKDVSNGRLRKTTDLKDGYTRFDWFVANPINNYDVSVNIGDYQHIADTYDGEKGKLTLDYWVLPEHLAKAKKQFDANVKPMLKAFEHWFGPYPWYQDGYKLVETHYLGMEHQSAVTYGNKFQNGYLGRDLSGTGWGLKWDFIIVHESGHEWFGNNITDKDIADMWIHEGFTNYSESLFTEYYYGKQAGQEYVHGTRRAIRNDEPIIGTYNVNKEGSGDMYYKGGNLLNMVRTVINDDEKWRQILRGLNKTFYHQTVTTPDIINYINQQSGMDLTTIFDQYLRHKNIPVLEFRFDNDKTYCRWIADVNGFTMPVKVRAKGGQYIYISPSTYLRPVSMPGITKENLEVDTFNYYIGVLVD from the coding sequence ATGAAACTACACCGCCTTTTAACAACCGTATTTATTATAGGTACATGTGCCCTAAGTGCCCTGGCCCAACGCTCCCGCCCTGCATTTACCCATGCCGATAGCTTACGCGGCAGCACTACGTCGCCGCTGCGCACCTGTTACGATATTAATTATTACCACCTTGATGTTAAAGTTGATATCGACCAAAAAGCCATCAGCGGCAGCAATCTGTTCAAATTTACCGCCACTACCGATTTTAGTAAACTACAGTTCGACCTTTTTGCAAACCTCACCATCAACAACATTTTATACCAGGGCAAGCCATTGCCTTATACCCGCGAGTTTAATGCCGTGTTTGTAACCTTCCCAAAAACCATAGCCAAGGGAAGCAAAGAGCAGTTTACCGTTTACTACAGTGGCAAGCCAACCATAGCCAGCAATGCACCCTGGGATGGAGGCTTTGTTTTCGCTGCCGATTCGTTAGGTAAACCCTGGGTATCTACCGCCTGCGAGGGCATTGGCGCAAGCTGTTGGTGGCCAAATAAAGACCAGCTTTTTGACGAAGTAGACAGCATGATGATTAGCATTAGCGTGCCAAAAGGCTTAAAGGATGTTTCAAACGGCCGTTTACGCAAAACTACCGATTTAAAGGATGGATACACCCGTTTTGATTGGTTTGTTGCCAACCCCATTAACAACTACGATGTTTCGGTCAATATTGGCGATTACCAGCACATAGCCGATACCTACGATGGTGAAAAAGGCAAACTCACCCTGGATTATTGGGTATTGCCCGAGCATTTGGCAAAAGCAAAAAAGCAATTTGATGCTAACGTAAAACCTATGCTAAAAGCATTTGAGCATTGGTTTGGCCCATACCCCTGGTACCAGGATGGCTATAAACTTGTTGAAACGCATTATTTAGGTATGGAGCACCAAAGTGCCGTAACCTATGGTAATAAATTTCAAAACGGCTATTTAGGCCGCGACTTATCGGGAACGGGCTGGGGATTAAAATGGGACTTTATTATTGTTCACGAAAGCGGCCATGAGTGGTTTGGCAACAACATTACCGATAAAGATATTGCCGATATGTGGATACACGAAGGGTTCACCAACTACTCAGAGTCGTTATTTACCGAGTACTATTACGGCAAACAAGCCGGTCAGGAATATGTGCATGGCACACGCCGCGCCATCCGGAACGACGAACCCATTATTGGCACCTACAACGTAAACAAAGAAGGATCGGGCGATATGTATTATAAGGGCGGCAACCTGCTTAATATGGTACGTACCGTTATTAACGATGATGAAAAATGGCGACAAATACTGCGCGGATTAAACAAAACTTTTTATCACCAAACGGTAACCACCCCCGATATTATAAACTACATTAATCAGCAATCGGGTATGGATTTAACAACCATTTTCGATCAATACCTTCGCCACAAAAACATCCCTGTATTAGAGTTTAGGTTTGATAACGATAAAACCTACTGCCGCTGGATAGCCGATGTTAACGGCTTTACCATGCCGGTAAAAGTAAGGGCCAAAGGCGGCCAATACATTTATATATCGCCATCAACCTATTTGCGCCCCGTGAGCATGCCGGGCATCACTAAAGAAAATTTAGAGGTTGATACTTTTAACTATTACATAGGCGTATTGGTTGATTAA
- a CDS encoding head GIN domain-containing protein, with translation MKLLTKLLFTAAALLFINTAFAETQNRHLTGFNAIQLSGSYDVYITQGATESVNVEAPANVIDKIITEVQGGVLKIYSRNENGWGNWFGSNKKMAIYINAKDINSIGVSGSGDVFFKDGITTNSLKIRISGSGDVLGKVHVKNFEAGVSGSGDLKVSGRADYSNITVSGSGDVSAHDLATGTSIVHVSGSGDATVYASEKIDASVSGSGDIRYAGSPKQVSTSTHGSGDIHRM, from the coding sequence ATGAAATTACTGACCAAACTTTTATTTACAGCAGCCGCGCTGCTTTTTATAAATACAGCTTTTGCTGAAACCCAAAACAGGCACTTAACAGGTTTTAATGCCATACAGCTTTCCGGTTCGTACGATGTTTATATTACCCAGGGCGCAACCGAATCGGTAAATGTTGAGGCCCCGGCCAACGTGATTGATAAAATAATAACCGAGGTACAGGGCGGTGTTTTAAAAATATACAGCCGTAACGAGAATGGTTGGGGAAACTGGTTTGGCAGCAATAAAAAAATGGCAATTTACATTAACGCCAAAGATATTAACAGCATAGGCGTTTCAGGCTCGGGCGATGTTTTTTTTAAGGATGGCATCACCACCAATAGCCTAAAAATACGCATATCGGGCTCGGGAGATGTATTGGGCAAGGTGCATGTAAAAAACTTTGAAGCAGGCGTTTCCGGCTCCGGCGATTTAAAGGTTAGCGGCAGGGCCGATTACTCTAACATTACCGTATCTGGCTCGGGCGATGTTTCTGCACACGATTTAGCAACCGGCACCTCCATAGTTCACGTAAGCGGTTCGGGCGATGCTACGGTATACGCCAGCGAAAAAATCGACGCCTCGGTTTCCGGCTCCGGCGATATCCGCTATGCAGGTTCGCCTAAACAGGTTTCAACCTCAACACACGGTTCGGGCGATATACACCGCATGTAA